In a single window of the Micrococcaceae bacterium Sec5.7 genome:
- the rplQ gene encoding 50S ribosomal protein L17, with amino-acid sequence MPTPAKGPRLGGGAAHERLMLANLAAALFEHKRITTTVTKAKRLKPYAERLVTFAKRGDLSSRRRVLGLISNKGIVHELFTDIAQAVENRDGGYTRITKIGNRKGDNAPMAVIELVLEPVSAKQAVVAEATTAAEKAAPVAEESATVAEPVETEAEAAETEEAPAAEDAAAESAKDAK; translated from the coding sequence ATGCCTACACCCGCTAAGGGTCCGCGCCTCGGAGGCGGAGCGGCTCACGAGCGTCTTATGCTCGCGAACCTGGCAGCCGCACTGTTCGAGCACAAGCGGATCACCACCACGGTGACCAAGGCCAAGCGGCTGAAGCCGTACGCAGAGCGTCTGGTGACTTTCGCCAAGCGCGGCGACCTGTCTTCCCGCCGTCGTGTACTCGGTCTGATCAGCAACAAGGGCATTGTCCACGAGCTGTTCACCGACATTGCACAGGCAGTGGAAAACCGCGACGGTGGCTACACCCGCATCACCAAGATCGGCAACCGCAAGGGCGACAACGCTCCCATGGCTGTCATCGAGCTGGTTCTTGAGCCGGTTTCCGCCAAGCAGGCTGTTGTAGCCGAAGCCACGACGGCTGCTGAAAAGGCCGCTCCGGTTGCCGAGGAATCCGCCACGGTGGCTGAGCCTGTCGAAACCGAAGCCGAAGCAGCTGAAACCGAAGAGGCTCCGGCCGCTGAGGACGCCGCCGCTGAGTCTGCAAAGGACGCGAAGTAA
- a CDS encoding DNA-directed RNA polymerase subunit alpha, which yields MLIAQRPTLSEEVVSENRSRFIIEPLEPGFGYTLGNSLRRTLLSSIPGAAVTSIRIDGVLHEFTTVPGVKEDVTEIILNIKSLSVSSEHDEPVVAYLRKQGPGIVTAADIAPPAGVEFHNPDLHIATLNSKGKFELELTIERGRGYVSAAQNKSGDSEIGRIPVDSIYSPVLKVTFRVEATRVEQRTDFDKLIVDVETKQAIAPRDAVASAGTTLVELFGLARELNTAAEGIEIGPSPTDAALAADMALPIEDLDLTVRSYNCLKREGIHTVGELVARSEADLMDIRNFGAKSIDEVKAKLVELGLSLKDSPPGFDLAARAAAIEEDDAAFGDDEL from the coding sequence GTGCTCATTGCACAGCGCCCCACCCTCTCCGAAGAGGTCGTCTCCGAAAACCGCTCGCGTTTCATCATTGAACCGCTGGAACCGGGCTTCGGCTACACGCTCGGAAACTCCCTCCGCCGTACCCTGCTCTCCTCCATCCCCGGTGCTGCCGTAACCAGCATCCGGATCGATGGCGTGCTGCACGAGTTCACCACGGTTCCGGGTGTGAAGGAAGATGTCACTGAGATCATCCTGAACATCAAGAGCCTGTCCGTGTCCTCCGAGCACGATGAGCCGGTTGTTGCCTACCTGCGCAAGCAGGGACCCGGAATCGTCACCGCCGCGGACATCGCTCCGCCGGCCGGCGTCGAATTCCACAACCCGGATCTGCACATTGCCACGCTGAACTCGAAGGGCAAGTTCGAACTCGAACTGACCATCGAGCGCGGCCGCGGCTACGTTTCGGCAGCTCAGAACAAGTCCGGCGATTCCGAGATCGGCCGCATTCCGGTCGACTCGATCTACTCGCCGGTGCTGAAGGTTACTTTCCGCGTGGAAGCAACCCGTGTTGAGCAGCGCACTGACTTCGACAAGCTCATTGTCGACGTTGAGACCAAGCAGGCCATCGCCCCGCGCGATGCCGTTGCTTCGGCAGGTACCACCCTGGTGGAACTGTTCGGTCTGGCCCGCGAGCTGAACACCGCAGCTGAAGGTATCGAGATTGGCCCGTCGCCGACGGACGCTGCCCTGGCAGCGGACATGGCACTGCCGATCGAGGATCTGGACCTCACCGTCCGTTCCTACAACTGCCTCAAGCGTGAGGGCATCCACACCGTGGGTGAACTCGTTGCCCGCTCCGAGGCTGACCTGATGGACATCCGTAACTTCGGTGCGAAGTCCATTGACGAGGTCAAGGCAAAGCTGGTTGAACTGGGCCTGTCCCTCAAGGACTCGCCTCCCGGGTTTGACCTCGCAGCACGCGCCGCAGCAATTGAAGAGGACGACGCCGCTTTCGGCGACGACGAACTCTAA
- the rpsK gene encoding 30S ribosomal protein S11: MPPKTRGAVRKPRKKDKKNIALGQAHIKSTFNNTIVSITDPNGAVISWASSGEVGFKGSRKSTPFAAQMAAEAAAKRAQEHGMRKVDVFVKGPGSGRETAIRSLQAAGLEVGSIQDVTPAAHNGCRPPKRRRV; the protein is encoded by the coding sequence ATGCCCCCGAAGACTCGTGGCGCGGTTCGCAAGCCGCGTAAGAAGGACAAAAAGAATATCGCGCTTGGCCAGGCGCACATCAAGAGCACGTTCAACAACACCATCGTTTCCATCACGGATCCGAACGGTGCTGTCATCTCCTGGGCTTCCTCAGGCGAGGTTGGCTTCAAGGGCTCACGTAAGTCCACCCCGTTTGCTGCCCAGATGGCTGCCGAAGCTGCTGCCAAGCGTGCGCAGGAGCACGGCATGCGCAAGGTTGACGTTTTCGTCAAGGGACCGGGATCCGGACGCGAGACCGCAATCCGCTCGCTGCAGGCCGCTGGCCTCGAGGTCGGCTCCATCCAGGACGTCACCCCCGCAGCGCACAACGGCTGCCGTCCGCCGAAGCGCCGCCGCGTCTAA
- the rpsM gene encoding 30S ribosomal protein S13: protein MARLAGVDIPREKRLEIALTYIYGVGKTRAHETLAATGISADVRVKDLSDAELVQLRDYIEVNYKVEGDLRREVAADIRRKVEIGSYEGLRHRKGLPVRGQRTKTNARTRKGPKRTVAGKKKAAR from the coding sequence ATGGCTCGTCTCGCTGGCGTAGACATTCCCCGCGAAAAGCGGTTGGAAATTGCGCTTACTTACATCTACGGCGTGGGCAAGACCCGTGCACACGAAACCCTGGCTGCCACCGGCATCAGCGCTGACGTCCGCGTTAAGGACCTCAGCGATGCCGAACTGGTCCAGCTGCGTGACTACATCGAGGTCAACTACAAGGTTGAGGGTGACCTTCGCCGCGAAGTAGCAGCAGATATCCGCCGCAAGGTGGAAATCGGCAGCTACGAAGGCCTGCGTCACCGCAAGGGCCTGCCAGTACGCGGACAGCGTACGAAGACCAACGCCCGTACCCGCAAGGGCCCGAAGCGTACCGTCGCCGGCAAGAAGAAAGCCGCACGCTAG
- the rpmJ gene encoding 50S ribosomal protein L36 encodes MKVKPSVKQICEKCKVIRRNGRVMVICENPRHKQRQG; translated from the coding sequence ATGAAGGTCAAGCCGAGCGTCAAGCAGATCTGCGAAAAGTGCAAAGTGATCCGCCGTAATGGCCGGGTCATGGTGATCTGCGAGAACCCGCGCCACAAGCAGCGCCAGGGCTAA
- the infA gene encoding translation initiation factor IF-1, which produces MAKKDGVIEIEGVVTEALPNAMFRVELTNKHIVLAHISGKMRQHYIRILPEDRVVVELSPYDLTRGRIVYRYK; this is translated from the coding sequence ATGGCCAAGAAGGACGGGGTCATTGAGATCGAGGGCGTTGTGACTGAGGCGCTGCCCAATGCGATGTTTCGCGTTGAGCTCACCAACAAGCACATCGTTCTGGCACACATCTCAGGGAAGATGCGCCAGCACTACATTCGAATCCTCCCTGAGGACCGGGTAGTGGTGGAACTGAGCCCGTACGACCTCACTCGTGGTCGTATCGTCTACCGCTACAAGTAA
- a CDS encoding P1 family peptidase, with translation MAAITDVTGIQVGHAQKSGDGWLSGVTVVLPPAGTVGSVDVRGGGPGTHETDALDPTTLVSTVDAVVLTGGSAYGLVSAHGAQRWCEENGRGFVVPGGVVPIVPAAAIFDLGRGGDFAARPDQNLGYAAAAAAAASGEKADVGRGNVGAGTGAVIGRGKFKGGVGTASITLENISPDGPVVVGAIAVVNALGLPFGDFDKLDQRQPQVDQLLGTPVDFDKPNQRQDNPDHQPLNTTLVVVATNAVLDAAECKRTASAAHAGLARALNPSHTLADGDTVFCLATGEVAVDRSTEAARQVSLITLQSAAAHVVRLAILDGIASAVSVSTPAGEFAAYGDSVG, from the coding sequence ATGGCAGCCATTACCGATGTGACCGGAATCCAAGTGGGCCATGCCCAGAAGTCCGGCGACGGCTGGCTTAGTGGTGTGACGGTGGTGCTCCCGCCGGCCGGCACCGTGGGATCCGTTGATGTCCGCGGCGGCGGCCCGGGCACGCACGAGACCGACGCCCTGGACCCCACCACGCTTGTTTCCACCGTTGATGCCGTGGTGCTCACCGGCGGCAGCGCGTACGGGCTGGTCTCCGCGCACGGGGCTCAGCGCTGGTGCGAGGAGAACGGCAGGGGGTTCGTCGTCCCTGGCGGTGTGGTGCCCATCGTTCCGGCCGCTGCCATTTTTGACCTGGGAAGGGGCGGCGACTTCGCTGCCCGCCCGGACCAGAACCTGGGGTACGCGGCCGCGGCGGCCGCTGCAGCGTCCGGTGAGAAGGCCGACGTCGGACGCGGCAATGTGGGCGCCGGCACCGGAGCCGTGATCGGCCGGGGCAAGTTCAAAGGGGGAGTGGGAACCGCATCCATCACCCTGGAGAACATCTCCCCCGACGGGCCGGTGGTGGTGGGTGCCATCGCTGTCGTCAATGCGCTGGGACTACCGTTCGGTGATTTCGACAAGCTCGATCAGCGGCAGCCTCAGGTCGACCAGCTTCTCGGGACGCCGGTTGATTTCGACAAACCCAATCAGCGGCAGGACAACCCCGATCACCAGCCGCTCAACACCACGCTTGTGGTGGTTGCTACGAATGCCGTGCTTGATGCTGCTGAATGCAAGAGGACTGCCTCGGCTGCGCATGCGGGACTGGCTCGGGCATTGAATCCGAGCCATACCTTGGCTGATGGGGACACGGTGTTTTGTCTGGCTACCGGGGAGGTTGCGGTGGACCGCAGCACGGAAGCTGCCCGGCAGGTGAGTCTCATTACCCTGCAGAGTGCGGCAGCCCACGTCGTGCGTCTGGCCATCCTGGACGGGATCGCCAGCGCGGTGAGTGTCAGCACTCCGGCCGGGGAATTTGCTGCGTACGGGGACTCTGTAGGTTAG
- the map gene encoding type I methionyl aminopeptidase, giving the protein MAFGQPRIEYKTNAQMRTMHEAGLVLSRALDAAVAAAAPGVTTRQLDDAFAAVLNEAGAKSNFLGYHGFPATVCTSVNEEVVHGIPGGRVLQDGDIISIDGGAIVDGWHSDSARTVIVGSADPEDQRLSDVTETAMWHGIAALATGRFVGDIGAAVDDYVASVQGKPLGILEDYVGHGIGSEMHMAPDVLNYRTTHRGPKIRPGLCLAIEPMLVRGSIETAVLDDDWTVVTTDGKRSCQWEHSVAVHDGGIWVLSAPDGGAERLAPLGVVPVPIP; this is encoded by the coding sequence ATGGCATTCGGCCAGCCCCGGATTGAATACAAAACAAACGCCCAGATGCGCACCATGCATGAAGCCGGACTCGTCCTGAGCCGCGCCCTGGACGCCGCGGTGGCAGCGGCTGCCCCGGGCGTCACTACCAGGCAGCTGGACGATGCCTTCGCCGCTGTGCTCAACGAGGCCGGCGCCAAATCCAACTTCCTCGGCTACCACGGCTTTCCGGCCACCGTCTGCACTTCCGTCAACGAGGAAGTGGTGCACGGGATCCCCGGCGGCCGCGTGCTGCAGGACGGCGACATCATCTCGATCGACGGCGGCGCGATTGTGGACGGCTGGCATTCGGACTCGGCCCGCACAGTGATTGTGGGCTCGGCCGATCCCGAAGACCAGCGACTCTCCGACGTCACGGAGACCGCCATGTGGCACGGCATCGCCGCGCTGGCCACCGGCAGGTTCGTGGGAGACATCGGCGCCGCCGTGGACGACTACGTTGCCTCGGTACAGGGCAAGCCGCTGGGCATCCTGGAAGACTACGTGGGCCACGGGATCGGTTCGGAGATGCACATGGCACCGGACGTCCTGAATTACCGCACCACCCACCGTGGCCCCAAGATCCGCCCGGGACTCTGCCTGGCGATCGAGCCCATGCTGGTCCGCGGCAGCATCGAAACCGCTGTGCTGGACGATGATTGGACTGTTGTCACCACAGACGGCAAGCGCTCGTGCCAATGGGAGCACTCCGTGGCCGTGCATGACGGTGGCATCTGGGTGCTTTCAGCGCCCGACGGCGGTGCGGAGCGGCTTGCGCCGCTGGGCGTGGTCCCCGTCCCGATCCCCTGA
- a CDS encoding adenylate kinase, with protein sequence MLIIGPPGSGKGTQAERISERLGVVAISTGDIFRANVKGETRLGIEAKKYMDAGDFVPDSVTNKMVRDRLQEEDVENGFLLDGYPRTTAQVDYLDEILASGEQKLDVVLQLTADDEELVSRLLGRAKETGRSDDNESVIRHRLDLYHEQTETVVAKYAERGILTQVDGIGGIDEVTDRVMQAIKAAQTA encoded by the coding sequence ATGTTGATTATTGGACCTCCCGGCTCCGGCAAGGGCACCCAGGCGGAACGCATTTCGGAACGCCTCGGCGTTGTTGCGATCTCCACGGGGGATATCTTCCGGGCCAACGTCAAGGGCGAAACCCGCCTCGGCATAGAAGCCAAGAAGTACATGGACGCCGGCGACTTTGTTCCTGACAGCGTCACCAACAAGATGGTCCGCGACCGGCTCCAGGAGGAGGACGTCGAAAACGGCTTCCTCCTGGACGGTTACCCGCGTACCACCGCGCAGGTTGACTACCTCGACGAGATCCTTGCCTCCGGCGAACAGAAGCTCGACGTCGTCCTGCAGCTGACTGCCGACGACGAAGAACTCGTTTCGCGCCTGCTTGGCCGGGCGAAGGAAACCGGCCGCAGCGATGACAACGAAAGCGTCATCCGGCACCGCCTTGACCTCTACCACGAGCAGACGGAAACCGTGGTGGCCAAATACGCCGAGCGGGGCATCCTTACTCAGGTTGACGGCATCGGCGGCATCGATGAAGTCACCGACCGCGTGATGCAGGCAATCAAGGCGGCCCAGACCGCCTGA
- the secY gene encoding preprotein translocase subunit SecY: MLSAFGRAFRTPDLRRKLLFTLGIITIFRLGAFIPSPGVSFQNVQQCLQNGQTSGGIYQLVNLFSGGALLQVSIFALGIMPYITASIIVQLLRVVIPRFQELHDEGASGQSKLTQYTRYLTIALGLLNATTLVSLARSGQLLPNCQLPIIPDTSIITTILVIITLTAGTGLIMWMGELVTEKGVGNGMSLLIFTAIAAGFPKSLGAIWTSQGPGTFFLVLAVGLLTVALVVFVEQSQRRIPVQYAKRMIGRRTVGGTSTYIPIKVNMAGVIPVIFASSMLYLPGLISQFNQPKAGEQLQPWVEWINNNLTRGDHPIYMALYFAMIVFFTYFYVAITFNPEEVSDNMKKYGGFIPGIRAGKPTADYLQYVLARITLPGALYLGFVALIPLVALVLINANQNFPFGGTSILIMVGVGLETVKQIDAQLQQRHYEGLLR; the protein is encoded by the coding sequence TTGCTTAGCGCATTTGGCCGGGCCTTTCGCACGCCTGATCTGCGACGCAAGTTGTTGTTCACGCTGGGAATCATCACAATCTTCCGCTTGGGTGCGTTCATTCCCTCGCCTGGTGTGAGCTTCCAGAATGTCCAGCAATGCTTGCAAAACGGTCAGACCTCAGGCGGCATCTACCAGCTCGTTAACCTGTTCAGCGGCGGCGCGTTGCTGCAGGTGTCGATCTTCGCCTTGGGGATCATGCCCTACATCACGGCAAGCATCATTGTGCAGCTGCTCCGGGTGGTCATTCCCCGGTTCCAGGAGCTCCATGACGAGGGCGCCTCAGGGCAGTCCAAGCTGACGCAGTACACGCGTTACCTAACCATTGCCCTTGGTCTGCTGAACGCCACGACGCTGGTGTCGCTGGCTCGTTCCGGACAGTTGCTGCCCAACTGCCAGCTGCCGATCATCCCCGACACAAGCATCATCACCACCATCCTGGTCATCATCACGTTGACCGCGGGTACCGGCCTGATCATGTGGATGGGCGAGCTCGTCACGGAAAAGGGTGTGGGCAACGGCATGTCGCTGCTCATCTTCACGGCGATCGCTGCTGGATTCCCCAAGTCCCTGGGGGCTATCTGGACGTCACAGGGCCCGGGAACGTTCTTTCTGGTCCTCGCCGTGGGCCTGCTGACCGTTGCACTCGTTGTGTTCGTTGAGCAGTCCCAGCGCAGGATTCCGGTGCAGTATGCGAAGCGAATGATCGGACGCCGCACGGTGGGCGGCACCAGCACCTACATCCCCATCAAGGTGAACATGGCCGGCGTCATTCCGGTCATCTTTGCCTCGTCCATGCTTTACCTGCCCGGGCTGATCTCGCAGTTCAACCAGCCCAAGGCCGGCGAGCAGCTCCAGCCGTGGGTTGAGTGGATCAACAACAACCTGACCCGCGGTGACCACCCCATCTACATGGCGCTCTACTTCGCCATGATTGTTTTCTTCACTTACTTCTATGTCGCGATCACCTTCAACCCTGAAGAGGTCTCGGACAACATGAAGAAGTACGGCGGCTTTATCCCGGGTATCCGTGCCGGCAAGCCGACCGCGGACTACCTGCAGTACGTCCTTGCCCGGATCACGCTGCCCGGCGCCCTGTACCTGGGCTTCGTGGCACTGATTCCGCTGGTAGCGCTCGTGCTGATCAACGCAAACCAGAACTTCCCGTTCGGTGGCACCTCGATCCTGATCATGGTGGGCGTTGGCTTGGAAACCGTCAAGCAGATTGACGCGCAGCTACAGCAACGTCACTACGAAGGGCTTTTGCGATGA
- the rplO gene encoding 50S ribosomal protein L15 — protein sequence MAEKNTAEKAQGATAEKQNALKVHHLRPAPGAKTAKTRVGRGEGSKGKTAGRGTKGTKARYQIKAGFAGGQLPLHMRLPKLRGFKNPFRVEFQVVNLDKLNELFPEGGTVTVENLVEKGAVRKNQPVKVLGTGDITVKVDVTVHAFSASAAEKIAAAGGTTTAL from the coding sequence ATGGCAGAGAAGAACACCGCCGAAAAGGCACAGGGCGCCACTGCTGAGAAGCAGAACGCACTGAAGGTTCACCACCTGCGTCCCGCCCCGGGTGCCAAAACCGCCAAGACCCGTGTTGGTCGTGGTGAAGGTTCCAAGGGTAAGACCGCCGGTCGCGGTACCAAGGGTACGAAGGCCCGTTACCAGATCAAGGCTGGCTTTGCCGGCGGCCAGTTGCCGCTGCACATGCGCCTTCCGAAGCTGCGCGGTTTCAAGAACCCGTTCCGGGTTGAGTTCCAGGTTGTAAACCTGGACAAGCTCAACGAGCTGTTCCCGGAAGGTGGCACAGTCACCGTGGAAAACCTGGTCGAAAAGGGTGCCGTTCGCAAGAACCAGCCCGTCAAGGTGCTTGGCACCGGCGACATCACCGTCAAGGTGGATGTCACCGTCCACGCATTCTCGGCCAGCGCCGCAGAAAAGATTGCTGCAGCAGGCGGAACCACTACCGCTCTCTAA
- the rpmD gene encoding 50S ribosomal protein L30: MAKNLIPSDSQLEITQIKSAIGGKQNQRDTLRSLGLKRIGHTVVRTADAVTVGMLNTVPHLVKVEEAK, encoded by the coding sequence ATGGCTAAGAACCTGATTCCCTCCGACTCACAGTTGGAGATCACTCAGATCAAGTCCGCCATTGGCGGCAAGCAGAACCAGCGCGACACCCTGCGGTCCCTCGGCCTGAAGCGGATCGGACACACCGTTGTCCGCACCGCCGATGCCGTGACCGTTGGAATGCTCAACACGGTTCCGCACCTGGTAAAGGTAGAGGAGGCGAAGTAA
- the rpsE gene encoding 30S ribosomal protein S5: MTEANKEKDTVSAEEKAPEAVAAEATETTAPAAAADDRRGGARRGERGDKGQGRGDRGGRGGRDGGREAEKSQFVERVVTINRVSKVVKGGRRFSFTALVVVGDGNGMVGVGYGKAKEVPAAIAKGVEEAKKSFFRVPRIGSTIPHRVQGEAAAGVVMLRPASAGTGVIAGGPVRAVLECVGIHDILSKSLGSSNAINIVHATVDALKRLEEPAAVAARRGLPLDEVAPPAMVRAILNQKAGV; the protein is encoded by the coding sequence GTGACCGAAGCAAACAAGGAAAAGGACACTGTGTCTGCTGAAGAAAAGGCGCCTGAAGCTGTAGCTGCTGAGGCAACTGAGACCACTGCGCCCGCCGCAGCCGCTGATGACCGCCGTGGTGGCGCTCGTCGTGGCGAGCGTGGCGACAAGGGCCAGGGCCGCGGAGACCGTGGTGGCCGTGGTGGCCGCGATGGTGGCCGTGAAGCCGAGAAGAGCCAGTTCGTAGAGCGCGTCGTAACCATCAACCGTGTTTCCAAGGTCGTCAAGGGTGGTCGTCGCTTCAGCTTCACCGCCCTCGTCGTCGTCGGTGACGGCAACGGTATGGTCGGCGTTGGCTACGGAAAGGCAAAGGAAGTGCCTGCCGCAATCGCGAAGGGTGTTGAAGAAGCCAAGAAGTCCTTCTTCCGCGTTCCCCGCATCGGCAGCACCATTCCCCACCGTGTACAGGGTGAGGCCGCTGCAGGCGTCGTAATGCTGCGTCCGGCTTCTGCCGGTACCGGCGTTATCGCCGGTGGCCCGGTCCGCGCCGTACTGGAATGCGTGGGCATCCACGACATCCTCTCCAAGTCCCTCGGTTCCTCCAACGCCATCAACATCGTTCACGCGACCGTTGATGCGCTGAAGCGTCTCGAAGAGCCGGCAGCAGTGGCAGCACGCCGCGGCCTGCCGCTGGACGAGGTTGCTCCGCCGGCCATGGTTCGTGCAATTCTGAACCAGAAGGCAGGTGTCTAG
- the rplR gene encoding 50S ribosomal protein L18, with protein sequence MAIAINKKRTNKSKSAARSRRQLRIRKRISGTAVRPRLVVNRSARHVFVQVVDDTKGLTVASASTLEADLRAFDGDKTAKAKRVGELVAERAKAAGIEAVVFDRGGNKYHGRIAAVADGAREGGLSL encoded by the coding sequence ATGGCCATCGCAATTAACAAGAAGCGTACGAACAAGAGCAAGTCTGCTGCACGCAGCCGCCGCCAGCTTCGTATCCGCAAGCGCATCTCCGGAACGGCTGTACGTCCTCGTCTGGTCGTCAACCGCTCCGCACGCCACGTATTCGTCCAGGTTGTCGATGACACCAAGGGCCTCACCGTAGCGAGCGCGTCCACACTGGAAGCCGACCTTCGTGCATTCGACGGTGACAAGACTGCCAAGGCCAAGCGCGTTGGCGAGCTGGTTGCCGAGCGTGCGAAGGCTGCCGGTATCGAAGCTGTTGTCTTCGACCGCGGTGGTAACAAGTACCACGGCCGGATCGCCGCCGTCGCTGACGGCGCACGTGAAGGCGGGCTGTCACTGTGA
- the rplF gene encoding 50S ribosomal protein L6: protein MSRIGRLPITVPAGVEVKVDGSVVSVKGSKGELSHIVASPIEVSLEEGTLTVARPNDERASRSLHGLTRTLISNMIQGVTQGYEKKLEIVGTGYRVQAKGSDLEFALGYSHPVNVSAPVGITFAVETPTKLSVSGINKQQVGEVAANIRKLRKPDPYKGKGIRYAGEVIRRKVGKAGK, encoded by the coding sequence ATGTCACGTATTGGACGTCTCCCCATCACCGTTCCTGCCGGCGTTGAGGTCAAGGTTGACGGCTCTGTCGTCAGCGTCAAGGGTTCCAAAGGCGAGCTGAGCCACATTGTGGCCAGCCCGATCGAGGTATCCCTGGAAGAAGGCACCCTGACCGTCGCCCGCCCGAACGACGAGCGCGCCTCCCGTTCGCTCCACGGCCTGACCCGCACCCTGATCTCCAACATGATCCAGGGCGTTACCCAGGGCTATGAGAAGAAGCTTGAAATCGTCGGTACCGGTTACCGCGTTCAGGCCAAGGGATCTGACCTTGAGTTCGCTCTCGGCTACAGCCACCCGGTAAATGTCTCCGCTCCGGTTGGCATCACCTTTGCAGTAGAGACCCCGACCAAGCTCTCTGTTTCAGGCATCAACAAGCAGCAGGTCGGCGAAGTTGCTGCCAATATTCGCAAGCTGCGCAAGCCCGACCCCTATAAGGGCAAGGGCATTCGCTACGCCGGCGAAGTCATCCGCCGCAAGGTCGGAAAGGCTGGTAAGTAA
- the rpsH gene encoding 30S ribosomal protein S8, with translation MTMTDPVADMLTRLRNANSAYHESVTMPYSKLKARVADILKAEGYIASWKEEDAEVGKKLTLELKFGPNRERSIAGVRRISKPGLRVYAKSTNLPHVLGGLGVAILSTSSGLLTDKQAGKKGVGGEVLAYVW, from the coding sequence ATGACTATGACAGATCCAGTCGCAGATATGCTTACGCGTCTGCGCAACGCCAACTCGGCATACCACGAGTCCGTGACTATGCCGTACAGCAAGCTCAAGGCACGCGTTGCCGACATCCTGAAGGCTGAAGGTTACATCGCCTCCTGGAAAGAAGAAGACGCGGAGGTTGGCAAGAAGCTGACCCTCGAGCTCAAGTTCGGTCCGAACCGCGAGCGTTCAATCGCTGGCGTTCGTCGTATTTCCAAGCCGGGACTGCGCGTTTACGCAAAGTCCACCAACCTGCCGCACGTACTTGGTGGCCTGGGTGTCGCAATCCTGTCCACCTCTTCCGGGCTCTTGACTGATAAGCAAGCCGGCAAGAAGGGCGTGGGTGGGGAAGTCCTCGCCTACGTCTGGTAA
- the rplE gene encoding 50S ribosomal protein L5, with the protein MTETLETPASKIVPRLKTKYADSIKATLVEEFKYENVNQVPRLVKVVVNMGVGDAAKDSKLIDGAVRDLTLITGQKPQVTKARKSIAQFKLREGMPIGAHATLRGDRMWEFVDRLVTLALPRIRDFRGLSGKQFDGNGNYTFGLTEQVMFHEIDQDSIDRVRGMDITVVTTAKTDDEGRALLKALGFPFKTEA; encoded by the coding sequence ATGACTGAGACTCTCGAGACTCCGGCAAGCAAGATCGTTCCTCGTCTGAAGACCAAGTATGCGGATTCCATCAAGGCCACGCTGGTTGAGGAATTCAAGTACGAGAACGTTAACCAGGTTCCCCGTCTGGTCAAGGTTGTTGTGAACATGGGTGTTGGAGATGCCGCCAAGGACTCCAAGCTGATCGACGGCGCTGTCCGCGATCTGACCCTGATCACCGGCCAGAAGCCGCAGGTAACCAAGGCCCGTAAGTCGATCGCGCAGTTCAAGCTGCGCGAAGGCATGCCCATCGGCGCACACGCAACACTGCGTGGAGACCGCATGTGGGAATTCGTGGACCGTCTGGTAACGCTGGCTCTGCCGCGTATCCGTGACTTCCGCGGCCTCAGTGGCAAGCAGTTCGATGGCAACGGCAACTACACCTTCGGTCTGACCGAACAGGTTATGTTCCACGAGATCGACCAGGATTCCATCGACCGCGTACGCGGCATGGACATCACGGTTGTCACCACCGCCAAGACCGACGACGAAGGCCGCGCGCTGCTCAAGGCGCTTGGTTTCCCGTTCAAGACCGAAGCTTAA
- the rplX gene encoding 50S ribosomal protein L24: MAKIKKGDLVQVITGAKAERGGDRGKQGKVLRVFPETNRVLVEGINRVTKHTKVGQSQRGTKTGGIEVVEASVHISNVALVDPSTKKPTRVGFRTETVERDGVKREVRVRVAKSSGKDI; this comes from the coding sequence ATGGCTAAGATCAAAAAGGGTGACCTGGTTCAGGTCATCACTGGCGCCAAGGCTGAGCGCGGCGGCGACCGTGGCAAGCAGGGCAAGGTTCTGCGCGTATTCCCCGAAACCAACCGCGTGTTGGTTGAAGGCATTAACCGCGTGACCAAGCACACCAAGGTCGGTCAGTCGCAGCGCGGCACCAAGACCGGTGGCATCGAGGTCGTTGAGGCATCGGTACACATCTCCAACGTGGCTCTGGTTGACCCGTCCACCAAGAAGCCCACCCGCGTCGGTTTCCGCACCGAGACTGTTGAGCGCGATGGCGTGAAGCGTGAAGTGCGTGTCCGCGTGGCCAAGAGCTCCGGGAAGGACATCTAA